TCCAGCTCGGTTGCCAGCTCAGCCGGATCGTCTATGATATAGTCTGCGCCTGCTTTTTCAAGGGCTTCTCTGCCACTGAATCCCCAGGCTGCGCCGATGGAAATCATGCCGGCATTTTTGGCAGTTTCCACATCGATGGGTGAATCCCCCATGAGGGCGATGTTTTCCGGCTTGCATTTGAGGCGCTCAGCCAGTTCCAACGCACGGGTCGGATCCGGTTTTGCAGGCATATCAGGCTGTTCACCGCTATAGATACCGAAGGGGTTTTTTCCTTGGTTTATCATGGCGCCACGGAAATAGTGGCGGATCATCTTTTTGGTGAAGTAGTGGACTTTGTTGGAAAGAATGGCCACTTTGATCTTGTGGGAAACGCAAAGCTGGATCAGATACAGGATTCCCGGATAAGGTTTGGTGTGCAGGAACCAGCTTTCCTCATAGTTGACCCAAAATTTTTCCGCCATCTTTTCGACTTCTTTCTCACTGCGTCGATTTTTTGGCATCGCTCTTTCGGTCAGTTTAAATAGCCCATTACCCACAAAATCCTTGTATGCCTCCAGCGGATGCTCGGGCAAGCCTTCTTCGGCCAAGGCTTTGTTCATGCTCTCAGCGATGTCTTGCAGGCTGTCCAGCAAGGTTCCATCGAGGTCGAAGATGATGGCTTTGATTTTGTGTTTCTTTTTCATTTGTTAGCACTTCCTTCATTGATAATTTTGATTGGTTTGGAATCTTCCCCGGCATACAAAGATATATGCGGGAATGGAATTTCGACGTTGTTTTTTGCAAAACTTTCCTGGATGCGTGCCATCAAGGAAGTCTTGAGTTCAGCAAAGTTCTCTGTTTTGCCCCAAACGCCGAAGAGCATTGCGATGCCGGAATCATCGAATTTATCAGCAATGATCAGCGGTTTGGGGTCTTTCAAGGCCAAGGGCTCGCTTTCAGCCACATCAGCCAATATCTTACGAATTTTATTTAGATCTTCTTTATATGCAATTTTTAATCCAATGTTGGCGCGTCTGGTTG
This genomic window from Candidatus Cloacimonadota bacterium contains:
- a CDS encoding HAD family hydrolase, which translates into the protein MKKKHKIKAIIFDLDGTLLDSLQDIAESMNKALAEEGLPEHPLEAYKDFVGNGLFKLTERAMPKNRRSEKEVEKMAEKFWVNYEESWFLHTKPYPGILYLIQLCVSHKIKVAILSNKVHYFTKKMIRHYFRGAMINQGKNPFGIYSGEQPDMPAKPDPTRALELAERLKCKPENIALMGDSPIDVETAKNAGMISIGAAWGFSGREALEKAGADYIIDDPAELATELERKPTN